From Ailuropoda melanoleuca isolate Jingjing chromosome 8, ASM200744v2, whole genome shotgun sequence, a single genomic window includes:
- the LOC100482027 gene encoding hemoglobin subunit epsilon-2 — protein MVHFTAEEKAAVVSLWARVNVELVGGEVLGRLLVVYPWTQRFFDSFGNLSSESAIMGNPKVKAHGKKVLTSFGNAVKHMDDLKDTFAELSELHCDKLHVDPENFKLLGNMILIVLATHFTKEFTPQVQAAWQKLTTAVANALTRKYH, from the exons ATGGTGCATTTTACTGCCGAGGAGAAGGCTGCTGTTGTTAGCCTGTGGGCCAGGGTGAATGTGGAGTTGGTTGGAGGCGAGGTCCTGGGAAG GCTCCTGGTTGTTTATCCATGGACCCAGAGGTTCTTTGACAGTTTTGGGAACTTGTCCTCTGAGTCTGCAATAATGGGCAACCCCAAGGTCAAGGCCCATGGAAAGAAGGTGCTGACCTCCTTTGGAAATGCTGTTAAACATATGGATGACCTCAAGGACACGTTTGCTGAGCTGAGCGAGCTGCACTGTGACAAGCTGCACGTGGATCCCGAGAACTTCAAG cttctaggCAACATGATATTGATTGTCTTGGCGACCCACTTTACCAAGGAGTTCACCCCCCAGGTGCAGGCTGCTTGGCAGAAGCTGACAACTGCCGTGGCTAACGCTCTGACCCGCAAGTACCACTGA